One Anas platyrhynchos isolate ZD024472 breed Pekin duck chromosome 2, IASCAAS_PekinDuck_T2T, whole genome shotgun sequence DNA segment encodes these proteins:
- the SEM1 gene encoding 26S proteasome complex subunit SEM1, whose product MAEKKQPVDLGLLEEDDEFEEFPAEDWTGLDEDEDAHVWEDNWDDDNVEDDFSNQLRAELEKHGYKMETS is encoded by the exons ATGGCGGAGAAGAAGCAGCCGGTGGACCTGGGGCTCCTGGAGGAGGACGACGAGTTCGAGGAGTTCCCGGCGGAAG ATTGGACTGGTTtagatgaagatgaagatgcTCATGTCTGGGAAGACAACTGGGATGATGACAATGTAGAAGATGATTTCTCCAATCAGTTAAG agCTGAATTAGAAAAACATGGATACAAAATGGAAACGTCATAG